GCACATAGATGCGGGCGTTGGCCACTTTCACGCGGTCCAGCAGGGGCTGAGCAAAGGAATAGCCCAACGAAACCTGCCGCAACCGGGCAAAGTCGCCTTTTTCCACGTTCGACGACATCACCAGAGCCGACCCGTTCGAGACGTTGTCGGTGTACACCACCCGCGGCCACTTGGCGTTGGGGTTGCTTTCGGTCCAGCGGTCCATGATGTCGGTTGCGTTGTTCCAGAAGCGCTGGTCGTGTAGGCCGGATTTCGTGCCATTGTAGATGTAGTTGCCGCCCGAGAACTGCACGAACAGGCCCAGGTCGATGCCTTTATAACGGAACGTGTTGTCGAAGCCGCCGTAGTAGGTGGGCAACACGGGGCCGTAGTAGACCCCGTCGGTGAGCTGGTTGGGGGCTGCCGTCGGCTTGCCGTCCGCCACGTTGGTCCAGCCCAGGCCCAGGTGGTTGTACTGAGCCACCGTGCCGTCGGCTTTCTGAATCATGCGCTGCCCATTGGCCGGGTTCACGCCCAGTGACTTAACGGCCAGGATTTGACCGGCCGAGTTGCCCACCTGGGTAAAATTGGCGGTTTCGAGGCCGCCCGTGGACGTGGGCAGGCGCTGGCCTTCGGTGGCCAGGGCGAGCACCCGGTTTTTCAGCGTCGTCACGTTGCCGCTCACGGTCCAGGTGAAGGCTTTGTCTTGGAGGACATTGTAGGTAAGGTTGAGCTCCACGCCGGTATTGCGCATCGCGCCCACGTTGCCCAGGATGGCGTTGCCCGGGATGCCTTTCGAGGGCGCCTGCGGCACGCTCAGAATCAGGCCGTCCACGAGGTTGTTGTAATAGGATAAATCGCCCCGCAGGCGGTCCTGCATAAAGCCAAATGAAACCCCCAAGTCGGACTTTTTGCTCACTTCCCACGTCAGGTTGGGGTTGCCGGCGTTGCTGAAGCCCAGCGTGGAATTAGCCCCGTAGAAACCCGAATCATAGGTTTGCAGCGACACAAAGTCGCCGATGCCCTGGTTGTTGCCGACTTTGCCGATGCTGCCGGTAAGCTTCAGAAACGAGAACGCCTGGGCAAACGCCGCGTTCTTCCAGAAGCCTTCCTCCGACACGACGTAGCCGAGCGAGGCGCCGTAAAAGTTGCCGTACTTCTTCGCAAAAGCCGAAAAGCCGTCGCGGCGCACGTTGACGGTGGCCAGGTACTTGCGGTCGAAGTTATAGTTCAGACGTCCGAAAAAGGACACCAAGTAGTTGGCGCCCTGGAAGTTGCCCGACGGGGCGATGGTGGTGTAGTTGCCCTGAAAGGTGGTAAAGAAAGGGTCGGCTACCCCGGTGCGCGCGGCGCCCCAGCGCTGCACGTTGGTGGTCTGCTGCTCGTTGCCCAGCAAGAGCGAAAAGTTGTGCTTTTCGTTGAAGCTGCGGTCGTACTGCGCGGTGTTCTGCCAGTTCGTCCGTTTGTTGGTACGGTAGTAGTTGTCGGCTTCGCCGCCCGGGTTGCTCAGGGTGCCGGCCAGCGAGGTGTAAAAGGCTTGGTCTTCAAAGGAGATGTTGTTGATGCCATACTGCGTCCGCAGGTTCAGGCCCTTGATGACTTCCCAGTCGGCGTTCACGCTGCCCTGGATTTCGCTGCCGTCGGAGTTGAAGCGGTTGTTGGCTATGTCCACCACCGGGTTGATGAAGCCAATCACGAAGGGCGAGCCCGTGGCGGGGTTGATGTTGGGCCCGGCTCCGATGCTGGGGCCGCTGGCGTTCGGGGTGCCGTCGGGGTTGTAGGGCGCCAGGTTGGGCGGCAGCAGGATGGGCACGCGGCCCAGACCGGCTGAGCCGAAGGAGTTGTCGCCCACCGAGCCTGTGTTGGGCGAGGAGTTGTGCGTGTTGGAGTAGCCCACGCGCATGCCCACGCTGAAGTTGCTGAACACCTTGTGGTCAACGTTCAAGCGGGCCGAAACGCGCTGGAAGTCGTTGTTCACAATCATGCCCTTCTGGTCGGTGTAGCCCACCGACGAGTAGAACGTGGTTTTCTCCGTGCCGCCCGAAAAATTCAGGTTGTGCGACTGCGCGAACCCCGTGCGGTAGATGTAGTCGTACCAGCGGGTATCGGCGGCGTTGCCGTTGGCGTCGGCCAGCTTAAAGCCTTCCACGTTGGTGGCCGGCTGCCCCACCGAGCGCCGGTTGGCGTTTAGGTTGCGCACGGCTTCGTTCTTGATGGTCACGTAGTCCTGCGCGCCCAGCACGTCGTACAACCGCACGGGCTTCGACCAGCCCACCCAGGTGTCGTAGCTGAGGTGGCTTTGGCCCTTGCGTCCCTTTTTGGTCGTTACCAGGATAACGCCGCCGGCGGCGCGCGAGCCGTAAATGGCCGTGGCCG
This region of Hymenobacter sedentarius genomic DNA includes:
- a CDS encoding SusC/RagA family TonB-linked outer membrane protein, producing MVLAFVAHDLQAQSRTVSGAVVGSDGASIPGVTVIVKGGNQGTSTDVDGKYSLSVSEVAKTLVFSFVGYDSKEVAIGNQSTINVTLKVNPTGLDEVVVVGYGTQARRDLTGSVASVSGKQIATAPVQSFDQALQGRASGVNITTPNGVLNNPPVIRIRGVNSISLSSGPLIVIDGIPAFSGNSSAVGSVPNNPLSNLNPADIESMDVLKDASATAIYGSRAAGGVILVTTKKGRKGQSHLSYDTWVGWSKPVRLYDVLGAQDYVTIKNEAVRNLNANRRSVGQPATNVEGFKLADANGNAADTRWYDYIYRTGFAQSHNLNFSGGTEKTTFYSSVGYTDQKGMIVNNDFQRVSARLNVDHKVFSNFSVGMRVGYSNTHNSSPNTGSVGDNSFGSAGLGRVPILLPPNLAPYNPDGTPNASGPSIGAGPNINPATGSPFVIGFINPVVDIANNRFNSDGSEIQGSVNADWEVIKGLNLRTQYGINNISFEDQAFYTSLAGTLSNPGGEADNYYRTNKRTNWQNTAQYDRSFNEKHNFSLLLGNEQQTTNVQRWGAARTGVADPFFTTFQGNYTTIAPSGNFQGANYLVSFFGRLNYNFDRKYLATVNVRRDGFSAFAKKYGNFYGASLGYVVSEEGFWKNAAFAQAFSFLKLTGSIGKVGNNQGIGDFVSLQTYDSGFYGANSTLGFSNAGNPNLTWEVSKKSDLGVSFGFMQDRLRGDLSYYNNLVDGLILSVPQAPSKGIPGNAILGNVGAMRNTGVELNLTYNVLQDKAFTWTVSGNVTTLKNRVLALATEGQRLPTSTGGLETANFTQVGNSAGQILAVKSLGVNPANGQRMIQKADGTVAQYNHLGLGWTNVADGKPTAAPNQLTDGVYYGPVLPTYYGGFDNTFRYKGIDLGLFVQFSGGNYIYNGTKSGLHDQRFWNNATDIMDRWTESNPNAKWPRVVYTDNVSNGSALVMSSNVEKGDFARLRQVSLGYSFAQPLLDRVKVANARIYVQVQNAALLTKYSGIDPEISTNGASNTGAGVDRNSVGQARTYTVGFNIGF